The following are encoded in a window of Amycolatopsis lexingtonensis genomic DNA:
- a CDS encoding SDR family NAD(P)-dependent oxidoreductase, with product MGLTVPEALVIGASRGLGLVLARELTRRGWDVTATTRGDTPPGLRVETLEMTDPTQLAALRSRLSDRRFDLLFVNAAIDRGDLPIGEVPTDMLTEVMVTNALSPLRVLEALRELVVPGGTVAVMSSEQGSITLNTEPGYELYKASKAALNQLMRSYATRFDGDGHTKLLIDPGHNRTRLGGPDAPLSPEESIPLVVDVLEAQAGKPGLRFLDRHGETVPW from the coding sequence ATGGGGCTCACCGTGCCCGAAGCACTCGTCATCGGCGCCTCCCGCGGCCTCGGCCTGGTCCTGGCCCGCGAACTGACCCGCCGCGGCTGGGACGTCACCGCCACCACCCGCGGCGACACTCCCCCCGGCCTGAGAGTGGAGACCCTGGAGATGACCGATCCCACCCAACTGGCTGCCCTGCGCTCGCGGCTGAGCGACCGGCGGTTCGACCTGCTCTTCGTGAACGCGGCCATCGATCGCGGCGACCTCCCGATCGGCGAGGTGCCGACGGACATGCTCACCGAGGTGATGGTCACCAACGCGCTGAGCCCGCTGCGGGTCCTGGAAGCCCTGCGCGAGCTGGTCGTCCCGGGCGGGACGGTCGCGGTGATGTCGTCGGAGCAGGGCAGCATCACGCTGAACACCGAACCCGGGTACGAGCTGTACAAGGCCAGCAAGGCCGCACTCAACCAGCTGATGCGCAGCTACGCGACCCGCTTCGACGGCGACGGGCACACGAAGCTGCTGATCGACCCGGGCCACAACCGCACCCGCCTCGGCGGGCCGGACGCACCGCTGTCACCGGAGGAGTCGATCCCCTTGGTCGTCGACGTTCTCGAGGCGCAGGCGGGTAAGCCCGGACTGCGGTTCCTGGACCGGCACGGCGAGACCGTGCCCTGGTGA